From Streptomyces durmitorensis, a single genomic window includes:
- a CDS encoding carbohydrate ABC transporter permease codes for MTADIHTTPRSTASAPLTKKQSGRGRRPGRFGIHIFLMAVTLGFLAPLLLAVYASLRPYEETAKHGYFSFPKSLSFDYYRQAYSDSGMGKYFTNTLLIAVPAVLVTLFLASFVAFAVSRLRIRGGMILLMFFTAGNLLPPQVLVTPLYVLFLKIPLPWWMSDSLTLYDSYWAIIIVNIGFQVGFCVFVLSNFMRTLPQEILEAAIVDGAGVWTQFWRITLPLCRPALAALGTLEFTWIYNDFLWALIFISNPDKLPITSSLNNLRGQFFTDYNLLAAGSVLVALPTVLVFLLLQRHFIAGLTLGSSKG; via the coding sequence ATGACCGCCGACATCCACACCACGCCGCGCTCCACCGCATCCGCGCCGCTCACAAAGAAGCAGAGCGGCCGAGGCCGCCGCCCCGGCCGTTTCGGGATCCACATCTTCCTGATGGCGGTGACCCTGGGCTTCCTTGCGCCACTGCTCCTGGCGGTCTATGCCTCCTTGCGCCCGTACGAGGAAACGGCGAAGCACGGCTATTTCTCGTTCCCGAAGAGCCTGTCGTTCGACTACTACCGCCAGGCCTACAGCGATTCCGGCATGGGCAAGTACTTCACCAACACCTTGCTCATCGCGGTCCCGGCGGTCCTCGTCACGCTCTTCCTCGCGTCGTTCGTGGCATTCGCCGTCTCCCGCCTGCGCATCCGCGGGGGAATGATCCTGCTGATGTTCTTCACGGCGGGAAACCTGCTGCCGCCACAGGTGCTCGTAACCCCCCTCTACGTCCTCTTCCTGAAAATCCCCCTTCCCTGGTGGATGTCCGACTCCCTCACCCTGTACGACTCGTACTGGGCGATCATCATCGTCAACATCGGCTTCCAGGTGGGCTTCTGCGTCTTCGTGCTCTCCAATTTCATGCGGACGCTGCCGCAGGAAATCCTGGAGGCGGCGATCGTGGACGGCGCGGGGGTATGGACCCAGTTCTGGCGCATCACACTGCCGTTGTGCCGCCCCGCGCTGGCAGCGCTCGGCACACTGGAATTCACCTGGATCTACAACGACTTCCTCTGGGCCCTGATCTTCATCTCGAACCCCGACAAACTCCCGATCACGTCATCCCTGAACAACCTGCGGGGCCAGTTCTTCACGGACTACAACCTCCTGGCGGCAGGCTCGGTCCTGGTGGCCCTGCCCACGGTCCTGGTCTTCCTGTTGCTGCAGCGGCACTTCATCGCGGGGTTGACGTTGGGGTCGAGCAAGGGGTGA
- a CDS encoding RNA polymerase sigma factor, whose translation MNTDSGPDETGGAVGVPRAVPIDQWDPAAQMAYWAFHQQHRQDYMRYAYLQLSSDADAEEAVDLTFDQVMDRWLHMLEMENLKGYAWTILKRRIIDMRRKRRRRPEPMDTAAFEAALNIGSAEDPFDALTDTIALYGAVARLSERQRDAILLYYGMGYTSAGAAALMGNDGATVRSQLSQGRRRLAQLLNLHRPAISHGKSTP comes from the coding sequence ATGAACACCGACAGTGGGCCCGATGAGACCGGCGGAGCAGTCGGCGTGCCGCGCGCGGTCCCCATCGACCAGTGGGACCCCGCCGCACAGATGGCCTACTGGGCCTTTCACCAGCAGCACCGCCAGGACTACATGCGCTATGCGTACCTCCAGCTCAGCTCCGACGCCGACGCCGAAGAAGCTGTCGACCTGACCTTCGACCAGGTCATGGACCGCTGGCTGCACATGCTGGAGATGGAGAACCTCAAGGGCTACGCCTGGACAATCCTGAAGCGCCGCATCATCGACATGCGACGCAAGCGCCGACGCCGACCCGAACCGATGGACACCGCCGCCTTCGAAGCCGCCCTGAACATCGGCAGCGCCGAGGACCCCTTTGATGCTCTGACCGACACGATCGCGCTGTACGGTGCCGTGGCCCGTCTCAGCGAGCGTCAACGGGACGCGATTCTCCTCTACTACGGCATGGGCTACACCTCCGCAGGAGCCGCCGCACTGATGGGCAACGACGGGGCCACCGTCCGCTCCCAGCTCAGCCAGGGGCGCCGCCGCCTCGCTCAACTGTTGAATCTCCACCGCCCGGCCATCAGCCACGGGAAGAGCACCCCATGA
- a CDS encoding S8 family peptidase yields MCVTRADAGVRITPTGATAASDISVSALDAVAAQEDVTIRPLFGADQERLRAQAETAAVGAGADDATMEILDRMALFFHVDAPADQLDELAERLRASDAVEGAYVKPAAALAVPEVVPKKKESKESEESKESEEAELSPLNLMQPSGADAPPVTPDFTVRQGYLDAAPGGVDARYAWTQPGGRGAGVRVIDCEWGWRFTHEDLRLNQGGIVSGTGSTDTNHGTAVLGEIGGDVNAFGITGIAPDAVTSASAFSIPTATAIRNAADRLGPGDIILLEIHRAGPHATGVGQVGYIAVEWWPDDYLAIRYAVNKGITVVEAAGNGAEDLDHADYDTPRAGFPSWWRNPFRRTALDAGAVIVGAGAPPPGTHGRQHGPDRSRLDFSNYGACVDAQGWGREVTTTGYGDLQAGTNPDFWYTDQFSGTSSASPIVVGALASTQGVLRAGGRIPLSPSRARQLLRATGSPQQDAPGRPATQRIGRRPDLRQLIPAALQTNSWVGVQFRGTLAGNRTGRWFTFNWPAHWHVVWTVVPTSPRTGAPQIGWKVRVERANDTYATYWIDVTNLVADSVDFEARFAVLGW; encoded by the coding sequence GTGTGCGTCACGCGCGCCGACGCCGGGGTACGCATCACCCCGACCGGCGCGACCGCCGCGTCGGACATCTCCGTCAGCGCTCTCGACGCCGTGGCGGCCCAGGAGGACGTCACCATCAGGCCGCTCTTCGGCGCCGACCAGGAGAGGCTGCGGGCCCAGGCGGAGACGGCCGCGGTGGGCGCCGGAGCCGACGACGCCACGATGGAGATCCTCGACAGGATGGCGCTCTTCTTCCACGTCGACGCGCCGGCCGACCAGTTGGACGAGCTGGCCGAGCGGCTCCGCGCGTCGGACGCCGTGGAGGGCGCCTACGTCAAGCCCGCTGCCGCCCTCGCCGTCCCCGAGGTCGTACCGAAGAAGAAGGAGAGCAAGGAGAGCGAGGAGAGCAAGGAGAGCGAGGAGGCCGAGCTCTCACCGCTCAACCTCATGCAGCCCTCGGGCGCCGACGCGCCGCCCGTGACCCCGGACTTCACCGTCCGACAGGGCTATCTCGACGCGGCTCCGGGTGGCGTCGACGCCCGCTACGCGTGGACACAGCCGGGCGGGCGCGGTGCCGGCGTGCGGGTGATCGACTGCGAGTGGGGCTGGCGCTTCACGCATGAGGACCTGCGGCTGAACCAGGGCGGCATCGTCTCCGGCACCGGGAGCACGGACACCAACCACGGCACCGCCGTGCTCGGCGAAATCGGCGGCGACGTCAACGCGTTCGGGATCACCGGGATCGCGCCGGACGCGGTCACCAGTGCCTCCGCCTTCTCGATCCCCACGGCCACGGCGATCCGGAACGCCGCCGACCGTCTGGGCCCCGGCGACATCATCCTGCTGGAGATCCACCGCGCGGGGCCGCACGCGACCGGCGTAGGTCAGGTGGGGTACATCGCCGTCGAGTGGTGGCCGGACGACTATCTGGCCATCCGCTACGCCGTCAACAAGGGCATCACCGTCGTCGAGGCCGCGGGCAACGGCGCGGAGGACCTGGACCACGCCGACTACGACACCCCGAGGGCGGGCTTCCCCTCCTGGTGGCGCAACCCCTTCCGGCGCACCGCGCTGGACGCCGGCGCCGTGATCGTCGGTGCCGGGGCGCCGCCGCCCGGCACCCACGGCCGCCAGCACGGCCCTGACCGGTCCCGCCTCGACTTCTCCAACTACGGCGCCTGCGTGGACGCGCAGGGCTGGGGACGCGAGGTGACCACCACCGGATACGGCGACCTCCAGGCGGGCACCAATCCGGACTTCTGGTACACGGACCAGTTCAGCGGCACGTCCAGCGCCTCGCCGATCGTCGTGGGTGCGCTGGCGAGCACTCAGGGCGTCCTGCGCGCCGGCGGCCGCATCCCGCTGTCACCCTCGCGGGCCCGGCAGCTGCTGCGCGCCACCGGCTCACCGCAGCAGGACGCGCCCGGCCGCCCGGCGACCCAGCGCATCGGCAGGCGGCCCGACCTGCGGCAGCTCATCCCGGCGGCCCTCCAGACGAACAGCTGGGTCGGCGTCCAGTTCCGCGGCACCCTCGCGGGGAACCGCACCGGCCGCTGGTTCACCTTCAACTGGCCCGCCCACTGGCACGTGGTGTGGACGGTCGTCCCGACCAGTCCGCGCACGGGCGCCCCGCAGATCGGCTGGAAGGTCCGGGTCGAGCGGGCCAACGACACGTACGCGACGTACTGGATCGACGTGACGAACCTCGTGGCCGACTCGGTCGACTTCGAGGCCCGGTTCGCGGTTCTCGGATGGTGA